Sequence from the Nerophis ophidion isolate RoL-2023_Sa linkage group LG10, RoL_Noph_v1.0, whole genome shotgun sequence genome:
TCCTACTTTTGATTCCTATTGTTTTTATTTCCTATTTTAATTCTTATTGTTTTTATTCCTGCATTTAATTCCTGTTGTTTTTACCCCCTATTTAttatttgtaatgtttttattCCTAGAGTTAATTCCTGTTGTTTTTACACCCTATTTTTAATTTGTAATGTTTTAATTCCTACATTTAATTCATACTTTTTTTATTCCAACATTTAATTCCTGTTGTTTTAATTCCCAATGTTTTTGATATCTATTTTTAATTCCAAATCTTTTTATTCCTACTTTTGATTCCTGTTGTTTTTATTCCCTACTTTTAATTTCTAATGTTTTTATTCCCTATTTTTAATTCCTAATTTTTTTATTCCTACTTTTGATTCCTATTGTTTTTATTTCCTATTTTAATTCTTATTGTTTTTATTCCTGCATTTAATTCCTGTTGTTTTTACACCCTATTTATaatttgtaatgtttttattCCTAGAGTTAATTCCTGTTGTTTTTACGCCCTATTTTTAATTTGTAATCTTTTTATTCCTGCATTTAATTCATAATGTTTTTATTCCAACATTTAATTCCTGTTGTTTTTATTCCCTATTTTTAATTCCCAATGTTTTTGATATCTATTTGTAATTCCAAATGTTTTTACTCCTACTTTTGATTCCTATTGTTTTCATTTCTAGTTTTTATTCCTACATTTAATTCCTATTGTttttattccacatttttcattccAATTGTTTTTATTCCCACTTTTGATTCCTGTTATTTTTATTCCTACATTTAATTCCTATTTTTTCTATTCTTACTTTTAATTCCTGTTGTTTTTATTCTTACATTTAATTCCTTATTGTTGTTATTCCTTATTTttaattcccgttttttttttactcccagCCTGTTCGCTGCAGACTCCCCCCAGCCTGACAGCAGGACCATCAGCAGAGGCATCATTTACTTCCAGTCTTCTCCTCCGACCCCGGACTCACTTCCCGCGTCCTCCCCGAGCCTCGTCCAATCGCAGCCCTCCTCGTCCTCCCGccctctcctcctcttcctgtcCTGGCTGGGCGCCCATCCGGCGGCGGCGTCCAAGTACTTCCACACGTACTTGGAGCGCGGCATGGACGTCCTGCTGGTGCAGAGCAGCGTGCTGCACTTCCTCTGGCCCCGCTGGGGGCTGGACTACGGCGGGGAGGTCCTCCGAGTGCTGGAGGGGCCCGAGTTCAGCGGGCGGCCCCTGCTCATCTACGCCTCGTCCATCGGGGGCTACACCTTCACGCAGGTGCTCACCCACGTGGCCCACAGGCGGGGCGAACATGACGCGCTGGCCCGCAGGGTCGTAGGTCACATCTACGACAGCCTGGTGGCGGGCACCTTGGAGCACATGGCCACAGGTGAGCGAGGGCCCGCTGGTGCTCGGGTTACCTTGAATTATTCCCTACTGCACTCTTGTTACTCCTCCTTCAGCAGAAACTCTATCTTCGACTGTCCAACTGGTAGATAACTCAAGCAAGCAAAGAATAGAAAATCAGTAGCATTCAAAAAGTTAGCTTCGGGGTTCTTGCTGATGtcctttgatttttttaaaaggaCTAATCTGACCTTTAACCTCTGCTAAGTCACCTAATAGCAGTCAAACCTAGTAAAGTCAGAAATTATAATCATAATTAAAGATGAAAGTAATTTTTTAATCATATTATGCTTCCAAAGCTGTGGTTTTTAGGGGGttgtttgtatccaatcagaattcagctaacttttccactttgcatcagtccatcttagatgatctcgggcccagagaagccggcggcgtttctggatgttgttgataaatggctttcgctttgcatagtagagctttaacctacacttacagatgtagcgaccaaatgtatttagtgacagtggttctgaagtgttcctgagcccatgtggtgatatcctttatcaatcaatcaatcaatgtttacttatatagccctaaatcactagtgtctcaaagggctgcacaaaccaccacgacatcctcagtaggcccacataagggaaaggaaaactcacacccagtgggacgtcggtgacaataatgactatgagaaccttggagaggaggaaagcaatggatgtcgagcgggtctaacatgatactgtgaaagttcaatccattatggatccaacacagtcgcgagagtccagtccaaagcggatccaacacagcagcgagagtcccgttcacagcggagccagcaggaaaccatcccaagcggaggcagatcagcagcgcagagatgtccccagccgatacacaggcaagcagtacatttagagattgatgtcggtttttgatacagtgtcgtctgagggacggaaggtcacggtcattcactgttagtttacggccatgccgcttacgtggagtgatttctccagattctctgaactttttgatgatattatggaccgtagatgttgaaatccctaaatttcttgcaatcacactttgagaaacgttgttcttaaactgtttgactattttctcgcgcagttgtggacaaaggggtgtacctcaccccatcctttcttgtgaaagactcagcatttttttgggaagctgtttttatacccaatcatggcacccacctgttcccaactagcctgcacacctgtgggatgttccaaataagtgttggatgagcattcctcaactttatcagtatttattgccatttttcccaacttctttgtcacgtgttgctggcatcaaattctaaagttaatgattatttgcacaccaaaaaaacaaacgctcatcagtttgaacatcaaatatgtcgtctttgtagcatattcaactgaatatgggttgaaaatgatttgcaaatcattgtattccgtttatatttacatctaactcaatttcccaactcatttggaaacggggtttgtagatcatcagcggtcactcgaagcgagtatgacgatcctccaggtaggggtgtatccctttatggaggatgcctgtgcatgacttagtttaacgtggggcaactggtgcacagacagtgtccacaccatccttgacagatccgggtcagggtccagtggcatggagcccaagacgactggggacccttttccgCTGCAGCCCtcctccgccatcgcagccgttgtggtagttcttaaatctaccgtcttccgcctgctccgccgttgaggtcttcaccgtatccctggctagggggcagtcaggtactaggcctttgccaagggccacctggggtaactgtggtaaaggggttaacctcctagtgccccaagaccccatagaggagcctccactgccggatgcactttaacgtcatgcccaggacacacacacacaaccaattAGGTATAGCACCGATGAATACCTGTatcaggctccagcgaccccgaaagggacaagcggtagaaaatggatagatgcatGGAATACCTGTGTCATTAAGGAATATCAATATCTATATGGGTAAATCCGAACGATATACCTCCctacctttcaatcaatcaatcaatgtttatttatatagccccaaatcacaaatgtctcaaaggactgcacaaatcattacgactacaacatcctcggaagaacccacaaaagggcaaggaaaactcacacccagtgggcagggagaattcacatccagtgggacgccagtgacaatgctgactatgagaaaccttggagaggacctcagatgtggacaaccccccctctctaggggaccgaaatggGACCTCTTGTTTTCTCTACGCACCTGTCATGCTGTTTGGTCGGCGTCTTGATGTGCCGCATGTGTGGGGTAAGGTGGATTGTCTTGGCAGGGAGGAGGTGCTCACCACCACCACAGATGTAGGCAGATGTTTGAACAGTATTTGAGAGGAGTGGGTGTTTGGTGGAGGTTTTGGAGCTTTGACTTCCACTGgtgaagtatatttaatatttttggtcacTGTAACGTCGGGCTtggagcttcacggtggcagaggggttagtgtgtctgcctcacaatacgaaggtcctgcagtcctgggttcaaatccagcctcgggatctttctgtgtggagtttgcatgttctccccgtgaatgcgtgggttccctcagggtactccggcttcctcccacttccaaagacatgcacctggggataggttgattggcaacactaaattggccctagtgtgtgaatttaagtctcaccttaaaactcatctgtatactctagcctttaaatagacctcctttttagaccagttgatctgctgcttcttttctttctcctatgtccccccctcccttgtggagggggtccggtccgatgaccatggatgaagtactggctgtccagagtcgagacccaggatggaccgctcgtcgggacccaggatggaccgctcgcctgtatctgttggggacatctctacgctgctgatccgcttgagatggtttcctgtggacgggactctcgctgctgtcttggagccactatggattgaactttcacagtatcatgttagacccgctcgacatccattgctttcggtcccctagagggggggggggttgcccacatctgaggtcctctccaaggtttctcatagtcagcattgtcactggcgtcccactggatgtgaattctccctgcccactgggtgtgagttttccttgcccttttgtgggttcttccgaggatgttgtagtcgtaatgatttgtgcagtcctttgagacatttgtgatttggggctatataaataaacattgattgattgattgattgattgaatgtgagtgtaaatgttgtctgtctatctgtgttggccctgcgatgaggtggcgacttgtccagggtgaacgccaccttccgcttgattgtagctgagataggcgccagcgcccccggcggccccaaaagggaataagcggtagaaatggatggatggatgtaacgtcgggcttcacggtggcagagaggttagtgtgtctgcctcacaatacgaaggtcctgagtagtcccgggttcaatcccaggctcggaatctttctgtgtggagtttgcatgtcct
This genomic interval carries:
- the LOC133560088 gene encoding uncharacterized protein LOC133560088, with translation MGNLPLFSGLFAADSPQPDSRTISRGIIYFQSSPPTPDSLPASSPSLVQSQPSSSSRPLLLFLSWLGAHPAAASKYFHTYLERGMDVLLVQSSVLHFLWPRWGLDYGGEVLRVLEGPEFSGRPLLIYASSIGGYTFTQVLTHVAHRRGEHDALARRVVGHIYDSLVAGTLEHMATGLGKTLAPRLERVVKSTAMFYFWLFKSSTTDLYLRAIQVFDSSPVTAPALFFFSEDDALCDAAALERTVERWRRRGVAVRSRKWERSKHAAHMRCHPEEYRSTLESFLNSLPLTPVGALM